A genomic window from Luteolibacter sp. LG18 includes:
- a CDS encoding glycosyltransferase: MAAAPLKIAHLVMAAYGGPGMAAYRLHKTLLEIGVDSHFLARESLVGWEGVEVLEPERARGALRGHLVQHTAKALWWLSGREREAVDFQAIPRGYLPAIDRAGYDLVHFHWVNGRVASLAEIRDFRTPVVWSLHDISAFAGPSPYLGPNLDRWLAAAGRMRTVDADPHPLARLNHAAKQRIYRGKQVAAIAPSRWMEQAARESGVFPEGWVRHIPYEMPEGPWQRQERAAARRLLELPEDAAIVLFGADSLSSPRKGGDLLMAAMRDLAGGPRPVTLASFGHGADTLAELPGITLRNFGHVRDPGRLAALFAAADVFVAPSREDNLPNVVLESLAAGTPVAAFRIGGMPDMIVDGVTGRLAEPFSTGDLAAAMQDLLGWSAERAAETSRACRAHVATEFSSARQGGSMLAFYHEFLARK, encoded by the coding sequence ATGGCCGCCGCCCCTTTGAAAATCGCCCATCTGGTCATGGCCGCCTACGGTGGGCCGGGGATGGCGGCGTACCGCCTGCACAAGACGCTGCTGGAGATAGGGGTGGACTCCCATTTCCTCGCCCGCGAATCGCTGGTGGGCTGGGAAGGCGTGGAGGTGCTGGAGCCGGAACGCGCCCGCGGCGCGCTGCGCGGGCACTTGGTGCAGCACACGGCGAAGGCGCTGTGGTGGTTGTCCGGGCGGGAGCGGGAGGCGGTGGATTTCCAGGCGATCCCGCGCGGCTACCTGCCGGCGATCGACCGAGCGGGCTACGATCTGGTGCATTTCCATTGGGTGAATGGCCGGGTGGCCTCGCTGGCGGAGATCCGGGACTTCCGGACGCCGGTGGTGTGGAGCCTGCATGACATCTCGGCCTTCGCGGGCCCCAGCCCCTACCTGGGGCCGAACCTCGACCGCTGGCTGGCCGCGGCGGGGCGGATGAGAACGGTGGACGCCGATCCGCATCCGCTGGCGCGCCTGAACCACGCGGCGAAACAACGGATCTACCGCGGCAAGCAGGTGGCGGCGATCGCCCCCTCCCGCTGGATGGAGCAGGCCGCCCGGGAGTCCGGCGTGTTTCCGGAGGGCTGGGTGCGGCACATCCCCTATGAAATGCCGGAGGGACCCTGGCAGCGACAGGAACGCGCCGCCGCGCGGCGGCTGCTGGAACTGCCGGAGGACGCGGCCATCGTCCTCTTCGGCGCGGATTCCCTCTCCTCCCCGCGCAAGGGCGGCGACCTGCTGATGGCGGCCATGCGGGACTTGGCGGGCGGGCCGCGGCCGGTGACGCTGGCGTCCTTCGGCCACGGCGCGGACACCCTCGCCGAGCTTCCCGGCATCACCCTGCGGAACTTCGGCCATGTCCGCGATCCCGGGCGGCTGGCCGCCCTGTTCGCCGCCGCGGATGTGTTCGTCGCGCCCTCCCGCGAGGACAACCTGCCGAACGTGGTGCTCGAATCGCTGGCGGCGGGCACGCCGGTGGCGGCCTTCCGCATCGGCGGCATGCCGGACATGATCGTGGATGGCGTGACCGGACGGCTGGCGGAGCCCTTTTCCACCGGGGATCTCGCCGCGGCCATGCAGGACCTGCTGGGATGGAGCGCGGAGCGGGCGGCGGAGACGTCCCGCGCCTGCCGGGCGCATGTCGCCACGGAGTTCAGTTCCGCGCGCCAAGGCGGATCGATGCTGGCGTTTTACCACGAGTTCCTTGCGCGGAAATGA
- a CDS encoding ComF family protein has translation MPDATPHDPPRGWRSLFSRALDLLYPPACGLCRAPLTHGRHLCGPCGTSLPRLTEPYCAMCGEHFDGVIDTAFECPNCRGLKHAFAFARPALAFDPRTRQLVHDLKYHRGLHLAADLGRLAAEAFQDPRLAEALADRWPLVPVPLHRSRQRTRWFNQAHEIARGLSTTTGLPILPALRRIRKTDTQTRLTRAQRLANLKGAFALSRAGERFAAGKPPGAVLVDDVFTTGSTVHECARTLLRGGVQKVIVVTVMRG, from the coding sequence ATGCCGGACGCGACGCCGCATGACCCGCCGCGCGGCTGGCGAAGCCTCTTCTCCCGCGCGCTCGACCTGCTCTACCCGCCCGCCTGCGGCCTCTGCCGCGCCCCGCTCACCCACGGCCGCCACCTCTGCGGCCCCTGCGGGACCAGCCTGCCCCGCCTCACCGAGCCGTATTGCGCGATGTGCGGCGAGCACTTCGATGGCGTGATCGACACCGCCTTCGAATGCCCGAACTGCCGCGGCCTGAAGCACGCCTTTGCCTTCGCCCGCCCCGCCCTGGCCTTCGACCCGCGCACCCGCCAGCTCGTCCACGACCTGAAATACCACCGCGGCCTGCACCTCGCCGCCGATCTCGGCCGCCTCGCCGCGGAAGCCTTCCAGGACCCGCGCCTCGCCGAGGCCCTGGCCGACCGCTGGCCGCTCGTGCCGGTCCCCCTCCACCGCTCGCGCCAGCGCACCCGTTGGTTCAACCAGGCCCACGAGATCGCCCGCGGCCTCTCCACCACCACCGGCCTGCCGATCCTCCCCGCCCTGCGCCGGATCCGGAAAACCGACACCCAGACCCGCCTGACCCGCGCCCAGCGGCTGGCGAACCTCAAGGGGGCCTTCGCCCTGAGCCGCGCCGGGGAGCGTTTCGCCGCCGGGAAACCGCCCGGCGCCGTGCTGGTGGACGACGTGTTCACCACCGGCTCCACCGTCCACGAATGCGCCCGCACCCTCCTGCGGGGCGGGGTTCAAAAGGTGATTGTCGTCACCGTGATGCGCGGCTAG
- the accD gene encoding acetyl-CoA carboxylase, carboxyltransferase subunit beta: MGIFKKPSLRSREKRDDMPEGLWTKCPDCGAMIHTLELQQNLHTCPQCGNHFLMDSSERIALIADPGSFEETEKDLVSANPLGFNGYEGKIGSLRQKTGLNDAVVTGRLTVGGKPAMIAVMDFKFFAGSMGSVVGEKITRAIETAVAEKRGVIIVSASSGARMQEGMLSLMQMAKTCGALARLSEAKLPYISVLTHPTTGGVTASFATIGDINLAEPKCMIGFAGPRVVKETTHQNLPPGFQTAEFMLDHGLIDAIVPRKELRDKLVELLGYMMPE, translated from the coding sequence ATGGGCATCTTCAAGAAACCGAGCCTCCGCAGCCGCGAGAAACGCGATGACATGCCCGAGGGCCTTTGGACCAAGTGCCCGGACTGCGGCGCGATGATCCACACGCTCGAGCTCCAGCAGAACCTCCACACCTGCCCGCAGTGCGGAAACCACTTCCTGATGGATTCCTCCGAGCGCATCGCCCTGATCGCCGATCCGGGCAGCTTCGAGGAAACCGAGAAGGACCTCGTTTCCGCCAATCCGCTCGGGTTCAACGGCTACGAGGGCAAGATCGGCTCCCTGCGCCAGAAGACCGGCCTCAACGACGCCGTCGTCACCGGCCGCCTCACCGTCGGCGGCAAGCCCGCGATGATCGCGGTGATGGACTTCAAGTTCTTCGCCGGGTCCATGGGCTCGGTGGTGGGTGAAAAGATCACCCGCGCCATCGAGACCGCCGTCGCCGAAAAGCGCGGTGTCATCATCGTCTCCGCCTCCTCCGGCGCCCGCATGCAGGAAGGCATGCTCTCGCTGATGCAGATGGCGAAGACCTGCGGCGCGCTCGCCCGCCTCTCCGAGGCGAAATTGCCCTACATCTCCGTCCTCACCCACCCGACCACCGGCGGCGTCACCGCCTCCTTCGCGACCATCGGCGACATCAACCTCGCCGAGCCGAAGTGCATGATCGGCTTCGCCGGTCCGCGCGTGGTGAAGGAAACCACCCACCAGAACCTGCCGCCCGGCTTCCAGACCGCCGAGTTCATGCTCGATCACGGCCTGATCGACGCCATCGTCCCGCGCAAGGAACTGCGCGACAAGCTCGTCGAGCTGCTCGGTTACATGATGCCGGAGTGA
- the leuD gene encoding 3-isopropylmalate dehydratase small subunit, producing MALEKVTTVTGRAVFIPGADIDTDRIIPARFMKCVTFDGLGEFAFYDVRFDPNTGEKTDHPLNDERFRAATILLAGVNFGCGSSREHAPQSLSKYGFKAVIAESFAEIFFGNSTGLAMPCVVATAADIAALSAAVNADPAVQVTIDLENLRVRSSAGHDFPIVMPDSAREALVSGRWDPIQELLDNDTKIAAKAAELPYV from the coding sequence ATGGCACTCGAGAAAGTCACCACCGTCACCGGCCGCGCCGTCTTCATCCCCGGCGCCGATATCGACACCGACCGCATCATCCCGGCGCGCTTCATGAAGTGCGTCACCTTCGACGGCCTCGGTGAATTCGCGTTCTACGACGTCCGCTTCGACCCGAACACCGGCGAGAAGACCGACCACCCGCTCAACGACGAGCGCTTCCGCGCCGCCACCATCCTGCTCGCCGGCGTGAACTTCGGCTGCGGCTCTTCCCGCGAGCACGCCCCGCAGTCCCTCAGCAAGTATGGCTTCAAGGCCGTGATCGCCGAGTCCTTCGCCGAGATCTTCTTCGGCAACTCGACCGGCCTCGCCATGCCCTGCGTGGTCGCCACCGCCGCGGACATCGCCGCACTCAGCGCCGCCGTCAACGCCGACCCGGCCGTGCAGGTCACCATCGACCTGGAAAACCTCCGCGTCCGCAGCAGCGCCGGCCACGATTTCCCGATCGTCATGCCGGACTCCGCCCGCGAGGCCCTCGTCTCCGGCCGCTGGGACCCGATCCAGGAGCTGCTCGACAACGACACCAAGATCGCCGCCAAGGCCGCGGAGCTGCCGTACGTCTGA
- a CDS encoding TraB/GumN family protein, with protein MNPILRAAWLAITIALPGLARAEDPACPAKPMLWQIEGKGLEKPSFLFGTLHVGNRTVTTFHPATVRAFNCAQVVYTEIPMDAASQVAASAAVLRKDGKKLSEAIGKDLTRQIEGELRAIQPQLDIAPLESLKTWTAATVIPVLRFQLTGGKALDALVWDRAVAAGKQTAAIEKPADQLAIFDELSEDEQVILLTETLRQLQEGRKKGVDPIDALVAAYIEGDAAKLEAEVDKQLSDMQEGEHKELGERLLKRLLRDRNLTMAETIAGILAAKPGQSHFFAAGTGHFIGKESIVDLLAAKGYRVTRTTE; from the coding sequence ATGAACCCCATCCTCCGCGCCGCCTGGCTCGCGATCACGATCGCGCTGCCCGGCCTTGCCCGCGCGGAGGACCCCGCCTGCCCGGCGAAGCCGATGCTGTGGCAGATCGAGGGCAAGGGGCTGGAGAAGCCGTCCTTCCTCTTCGGCACCCTGCACGTGGGGAACCGGACGGTGACCACCTTCCACCCGGCCACCGTCCGCGCCTTCAACTGCGCCCAGGTCGTCTACACCGAGATCCCGATGGACGCGGCCTCCCAGGTGGCGGCCTCCGCCGCGGTGCTGCGGAAGGATGGCAAGAAGCTCTCCGAAGCCATCGGCAAGGACCTCACCCGCCAGATCGAGGGCGAACTGCGCGCGATCCAGCCGCAGCTCGACATCGCCCCGCTGGAGTCCCTGAAAACCTGGACCGCCGCCACCGTGATCCCGGTGCTGCGTTTCCAGCTCACCGGTGGCAAGGCGCTCGACGCCCTGGTCTGGGACCGCGCCGTCGCCGCAGGCAAACAGACCGCTGCCATCGAGAAGCCCGCCGACCAGCTCGCGATCTTCGATGAGCTCAGCGAGGACGAGCAGGTGATCCTGCTCACCGAGACCCTCCGCCAGCTCCAGGAAGGCCGGAAGAAAGGCGTCGACCCGATCGACGCCCTCGTCGCCGCCTACATCGAGGGCGACGCCGCCAAGCTGGAGGCCGAGGTCGACAAGCAGCTCTCCGACATGCAGGAAGGCGAGCACAAGGAGCTGGGCGAGCGCCTGCTCAAGCGCCTGCTCCGCGACCGCAACCTCACCATGGCCGAAACCATCGCCGGCATCCTCGCCGCGAAACCCGGCCAGTCCCATTTCTTCGCCGCGGGTACCGGCCACTTCATCGGCAAGGAGAGCATCGTCGATCTCCTCGCCGCGAAGGGCTACCGCGTCACCCGCACCACCGAATAA
- the leuC gene encoding 3-isopropylmalate dehydratase large subunit has product MGKSLYQKVWDAHTVGTLADGRTQLFIGTHLIHEVTSPQAFGMLRDLGLTVKYPHRTFATVDHIVPTEHQDAPTDPLAAEMMDTLQKNCEDFGVTYFDLKSGKQGIVHVVGPEQGITQPGTTIACGDSHTATHGAFGAIAFGIGTTQVRDVLATQTLAMEPLKVRRIEVNGELRPGVYAKDVTLHIIRLLGAKGGIGFAYEYAGDVFDRMTLEERMTVCNMAIEGGARCGYVNPDETTFEYLKGRPYTPQGAEWDAAVERWKSFASDADAHYDDVLVINAGDIEPTVTWGISPDHGIAVSETIPDPAHAANPLEKQSITEALEYMKLPAGTPIKGVKIDVAFIGSCTNGRVSDFREVARYIKGHRVAEGVKAIAVPGSQIVAVLCEKEGIDQVFRDAGFEWRAAGCSMCLAMNPDKLVGDQLCASSSNRNFKGRQGSPTGRTILMSPVMVAAAAIAGGVADAREVFGIALEEAVA; this is encoded by the coding sequence ATGGGCAAGAGTCTGTATCAGAAAGTTTGGGATGCCCACACCGTGGGCACGTTGGCCGACGGTCGCACGCAGTTGTTCATCGGAACCCACCTCATCCACGAGGTGACGTCCCCGCAGGCCTTCGGGATGCTCCGTGACCTGGGGCTCACCGTGAAGTATCCGCACCGCACTTTCGCCACGGTGGACCACATCGTCCCCACCGAGCACCAGGACGCGCCGACCGATCCGCTGGCCGCGGAGATGATGGACACCCTCCAGAAGAACTGCGAGGACTTCGGCGTCACCTACTTCGACCTCAAGTCCGGCAAGCAGGGCATCGTCCACGTCGTCGGACCGGAGCAGGGCATCACCCAGCCGGGCACCACGATCGCCTGCGGCGACTCCCACACCGCCACCCACGGCGCCTTCGGCGCGATCGCCTTCGGCATCGGCACCACCCAGGTGCGTGACGTGCTGGCCACCCAGACGCTGGCCATGGAGCCGCTGAAGGTCCGCCGCATCGAGGTGAATGGCGAGCTGCGCCCGGGCGTGTATGCCAAGGACGTCACCCTCCACATCATCCGCCTGCTCGGCGCGAAGGGCGGCATCGGCTTCGCCTACGAATACGCCGGCGACGTCTTCGACCGCATGACGCTCGAGGAGCGCATGACCGTCTGCAACATGGCCATCGAAGGCGGTGCCCGCTGCGGCTACGTCAATCCGGACGAGACCACCTTCGAATACCTCAAGGGCCGCCCATACACGCCGCAGGGCGCGGAATGGGATGCCGCCGTGGAGCGCTGGAAGTCCTTCGCCTCCGACGCGGACGCCCACTACGATGACGTGCTGGTCATCAACGCCGGCGACATCGAGCCGACCGTCACCTGGGGCATTTCCCCGGACCACGGCATCGCCGTTTCCGAAACGATTCCCGATCCGGCCCACGCCGCCAACCCGCTGGAGAAGCAGTCCATCACCGAGGCGCTGGAATACATGAAGCTGCCGGCCGGCACCCCGATCAAGGGCGTGAAGATCGACGTCGCCTTCATCGGCTCCTGCACCAACGGCCGCGTCTCCGACTTCCGCGAGGTCGCCCGCTACATCAAGGGCCACCGCGTGGCGGAAGGCGTGAAGGCCATCGCCGTGCCGGGTTCCCAGATCGTCGCCGTCCTTTGCGAGAAGGAAGGGATCGACCAGGTGTTCCGCGACGCCGGTTTCGAATGGCGCGCCGCCGGTTGCTCGATGTGTCTGGCCATGAACCCGGACAAGCTCGTGGGCGACCAGCTCTGCGCGTCCTCCTCGAACCGCAACTTCAAGGGCCGCCAAGGTTCCCCGACCGGCCGCACGATCCTCATGTCCCCGGTCATGGTCGCCGCCGCCGCGATCGCCGGCGGGGTGGCGGACGCCCGCGAGGTGTTCGGCATCGCGCTGGAAGAAGCCGTGGCTTGA
- a CDS encoding CPBP family intramembrane glutamic endopeptidase, with protein MRRALTNDVVKILCYVAAVLLLAAVVSPMLFNAGKALHEVTDGKTTNGFVKWLADACGRSEFPRFFNRSVMLSALVLFFPLVRWLKIGRGPVRYRDTPWSFRLPESAVAANEGQPLKRNPRGWAHLALGFGLALGGLALLAWWLVQAGAFVMEDRAFSSKGVANLFPPKPLKLGSVIPGALFSSLMIGAIEEIVFRGVLLGIFLRAMRPWAAIASLSFLFAFLHFLDPKTLGAVPDPESYTAGFWLLGRIFAQYADPLPLLSSFCTLFTLGAVVAHARVRTASLWLPIGLHAGWVFGVFVFKAITQPIPGLGGVSRFLIGGTLREGLLPLAIVALTGVVVHFLTRRHAGRDAA; from the coding sequence GTGCGGAGAGCCCTGACCAACGACGTCGTGAAGATCCTGTGCTACGTGGCGGCGGTGCTGCTGCTGGCCGCGGTGGTGTCCCCGATGCTCTTCAACGCCGGCAAGGCGCTCCACGAGGTGACCGATGGCAAGACCACCAATGGCTTCGTGAAATGGCTGGCCGATGCCTGCGGCCGCTCGGAGTTCCCCCGCTTCTTCAACCGCTCGGTGATGCTCTCCGCGCTGGTGCTGTTCTTCCCGCTGGTGCGCTGGCTGAAGATCGGCCGCGGCCCGGTCCGCTACCGCGATACCCCGTGGTCGTTCCGGCTCCCGGAATCCGCCGTGGCCGCCAACGAAGGCCAGCCGCTGAAACGGAATCCCCGCGGCTGGGCCCACCTCGCGCTCGGCTTCGGGCTGGCCCTCGGCGGCCTCGCCCTGCTCGCCTGGTGGCTGGTGCAAGCCGGTGCCTTCGTGATGGAAGACCGCGCCTTTTCCTCCAAGGGCGTGGCCAACCTGTTCCCGCCCAAGCCGCTGAAACTCGGATCGGTGATCCCCGGGGCGCTGTTTTCCTCGCTGATGATCGGCGCGATTGAGGAAATCGTGTTCCGCGGCGTGCTGCTCGGCATCTTCCTGCGCGCCATGCGCCCGTGGGCCGCCATCGCCAGCCTCTCGTTCCTCTTCGCCTTCCTCCATTTCCTCGATCCGAAGACGCTCGGCGCGGTGCCCGATCCGGAGTCCTACACCGCGGGCTTCTGGCTGCTCGGCCGGATCTTCGCCCAGTACGCCGACCCGCTGCCGCTGCTTTCCAGCTTCTGCACCCTCTTCACGCTCGGCGCGGTGGTCGCCCACGCCCGCGTCCGCACCGCCTCGCTGTGGCTGCCCATCGGCCTGCACGCCGGTTGGGTCTTCGGCGTGTTCGTGTTCAAGGCCATCACCCAGCCCATCCCGGGGCTCGGCGGCGTCTCGCGGTTCCTGATCGGCGGCACCCTCCGCGAGGGCCTGCTGCCACTGGCGATCGTGGCGCTCACCGGCGTGGTGGTCCATTTCCTCACCCGCCGCCATGCCGGACGCGACGCCGCATGA
- a CDS encoding DUF2059 domain-containing protein, protein MKLATLILPLALLVCAPLHAVEQNRGEKLVELLDVKGVGIAAAKAALDPTLERLRAMGIPAEGIQEISDAAATFYAKSLGSPEMLAAMARAYEQRFTPEELDELIRFYGSPLGRKATQVMPEISREIVSRNQESTKANSAELQAKIREVIAKYRPQQGAPAKEEERSLLDRKRR, encoded by the coding sequence ATGAAACTGGCGACCCTGATCCTGCCTCTCGCTCTGCTGGTGTGCGCCCCGCTGCACGCCGTGGAGCAGAACCGCGGCGAGAAACTGGTGGAGCTGTTGGACGTGAAGGGCGTGGGGATAGCGGCGGCGAAAGCCGCGCTCGACCCGACCCTGGAGCGCCTGCGCGCGATGGGGATTCCCGCCGAAGGCATCCAGGAAATCAGCGACGCCGCCGCCACCTTCTACGCGAAGTCGCTGGGCAGCCCGGAGATGCTGGCCGCGATGGCCCGCGCCTACGAACAGCGGTTCACCCCGGAGGAGCTGGACGAGTTGATCCGTTTCTACGGCAGCCCGCTGGGCCGGAAAGCCACCCAGGTGATGCCGGAAATCAGCCGGGAAATCGTCTCCCGGAACCAGGAATCCACCAAGGCGAACAGTGCCGAACTCCAGGCGAAGATCCGCGAGGTGATCGCCAAGTACCGCCCCCAGCAGGGAGCACCCGCCAAGGAAGAAGAACGATCGCTGTTGGACCGGAAGCGCCGGTGA